One genomic region from Anabaena sp. PCC 7108 encodes:
- a CDS encoding DUF4396 domain-containing protein — protein sequence MPQWLDNLAIISLITAGICSLIIALDILTKHPQNMWIMQVVWPVTALWSGPLGLYAYYKIGRLSTKQRVQRAKERDEEPPNKKKPFWQSVGVGASHCGSGCTLGDIIAEWFVFFVPIVIFGSHILGTWVLDYIVAFLFGIAFQYFTIKPMRDLSMGEGLKAAVKADTLSLTAWQVGMYGWMAIAFFLLFSPETLRPNNPVFWLMMQIGMVCGFLTSYPVNWWLLSKKIKEVM from the coding sequence ATGCCCCAATGGCTTGACAATCTAGCGATTATTTCATTAATCACTGCTGGCATTTGCTCTTTGATTATTGCGCTTGATATCTTGACTAAACATCCACAAAATATGTGGATTATGCAAGTAGTTTGGCCAGTTACAGCTTTGTGGTCAGGTCCATTGGGGCTTTATGCTTATTACAAAATAGGTCGATTAAGTACCAAGCAACGAGTTCAAAGAGCTAAAGAACGAGACGAAGAACCTCCCAATAAGAAAAAACCATTTTGGCAAAGTGTTGGTGTAGGAGCAAGCCATTGCGGCAGTGGTTGTACTTTAGGAGATATTATTGCTGAATGGTTCGTTTTTTTCGTGCCAATTGTCATCTTTGGTAGCCACATTCTTGGTACTTGGGTATTAGATTATATTGTCGCATTTCTTTTTGGTATTGCTTTTCAATATTTCACCATTAAACCGATGCGGGATCTCTCGATGGGTGAAGGTTTGAAAGCGGCGGTGAAAGCGGATACCCTCTCATTAACAGCATGGCAAGTTGGGATGTATGGCTGGATGGCGATTGCATTTTTTCTTCTTTTCTCACCAGAAACCTTACGCCCGAATAATCCCGTATTTTGGTTGATGATGCAGATTGGTATGGTCTGCGGTTTTCTTACTAGTTACCCGGTAAATTGGTGGCTACTGAGTAAAAAAATTAAAGAAGTAATGTAG
- a CDS encoding L-fuconate dehydratase, which translates to MSTKIVNLVARDIRFPTSRTLTGSDATNKSPDYSAAYVILQTDHPDGLEGHGMTFTIGEGNDICVLAEKDLSHLVVGHTLESFTKNMGEFWRHITSDSQLRWLGPEKGVIHLATAAIVNAVWDLYAKVEGKPLWRLLSEMSPEELVRCLDFQYITDMITPEEALSIFQDKFPTRSDRIQKIQQSGYPAYTSAAGWLGYSDDKLRSICHDALAEGWQNFKIKIGGDLKDDFRRAEIIRSEVGYDCKLMMDANQAWEISEAIENIQQLAKYQPFWIEEPTSPDDIQGYVEIAKAISPIKLATGEQCQNSILFKQFIRSGGIHFCQIDACRLGGVNEVLAVLLMAAKFGLPICPHGGGVGLPEYVQHLSIFDYICVSGTLENRFIEYVEHLHENFLDPVTIQNGHYMPPSKPGFSIQMKPESLDKYEYPKVKAWQ; encoded by the coding sequence ATGTCTACCAAAATTGTCAATCTGGTAGCACGCGATATTCGTTTCCCCACCTCCCGGACTCTCACAGGTTCGGATGCAACGAATAAATCACCTGACTACTCAGCCGCTTACGTGATTTTGCAAACAGACCATCCAGACGGTTTAGAAGGTCACGGTATGACTTTCACCATCGGCGAAGGGAACGATATCTGTGTCTTAGCCGAAAAGGATTTAAGCCATTTGGTTGTAGGACACACACTAGAGTCCTTTACAAAAAATATGGGCGAATTCTGGCGACATATTACCAGCGATAGCCAACTACGCTGGTTGGGTCCAGAAAAAGGTGTGATTCATCTAGCGACAGCCGCGATAGTGAATGCAGTCTGGGATCTCTATGCCAAAGTCGAGGGTAAGCCACTCTGGAGGCTATTATCAGAGATGTCGCCAGAAGAACTTGTGCGCTGTTTAGACTTCCAATATATTACTGACATGATAACGCCAGAAGAGGCGCTATCAATTTTTCAAGACAAGTTTCCCACACGGAGCGATCGCATTCAAAAAATTCAACAATCGGGCTACCCAGCGTACACCTCAGCCGCAGGTTGGTTGGGCTACTCTGATGATAAACTGCGCTCTATTTGCCATGATGCTCTAGCCGAAGGTTGGCAGAATTTCAAAATTAAGATTGGCGGCGATTTAAAAGATGATTTTCGGCGTGCGGAAATCATTCGCTCGGAAGTTGGCTACGATTGCAAATTAATGATGGACGCTAATCAAGCTTGGGAAATTAGCGAAGCTATAGAAAACATCCAACAATTAGCCAAATATCAACCATTTTGGATTGAAGAACCAACCAGTCCTGATGATATTCAGGGATATGTGGAAATTGCCAAAGCGATTTCGCCAATCAAATTAGCAACTGGCGAACAATGCCAAAATAGCATCCTTTTCAAACAATTTATCCGTTCTGGTGGCATTCACTTTTGTCAGATTGATGCCTGTCGCTTGGGTGGCGTTAACGAAGTCCTAGCAGTGTTGTTAATGGCAGCAAAATTTGGTCTACCTATTTGTCCTCACGGCGGCGGAGTTGGACTACCGGAATACGTCCAACATCTATCCATCTTTGACTATATCTGTGTCAGTGGCACTCTCGAAAATCGTTTCATCGAATATGTCGAACATTTACACGAAAACTTTTTAGATCCAGTCACAATTCAAAACGGTCATTATATGCCACCCAGCAAACCCGGCTTCAGCATCCAGATGAAACCTGAATCTCTAGATAAATACGAATATCCCAAAGTCAAAGCCTGGCAATGA
- a CDS encoding thiamine pyrophosphate-dependent enzyme encodes MATTASDVLVDTLIDWGVDTIFGIPGDGINGVMEALRQRQDKIRFIQVRHEEAAAFMACAYSKYTGKLGVCLATSGPGGLHLINGLYDAKMDGQSVLAITGQHFHDLIDTHSQQDVDLDKVFMDVAVYNTRVMGPDHIETIADLACRAAISKRGVAHITFPIDFQTEKVTRKHSMHNVLHHTSDVRGSSAQLPGEHDLLRAVDILNAGKKIVIFAGRGALKATDELEQLAQKLGAPIIKAMLGKAAVPDFSPYTTGGIGLTGTKPSQDAMEDCDTLFMVGTSFPYMEFLPKPGQARGIQIDIEPLKIGLRYPVEVGLVGDSRRILQAILSLVEAKEDKSFLEKAQSGMKDWWELMEERGTRQDKPMKPQVVAWELGKRLSDTAIVSADSGTNTTWWARQIPAKRGQMHSVSGTMASMACGLPYAIAAQVAYPERQCVAFVGDGGFSMLMAEFLTCVKYQLPIKIVIIKNNSLGQIKWEQMVFLGNPEYACELQPMDYAAFARACGATGFTIDDAATCGDLLDQALATPGPVIIEAVVDPHEPPLPPKITLSQAAKFTESLIRGEPNREKIILTAVSDKVRELI; translated from the coding sequence ATGGCAACTACAGCATCCGACGTTCTCGTTGACACCCTCATTGATTGGGGTGTCGATACTATCTTTGGTATTCCTGGCGATGGTATTAACGGTGTCATGGAAGCATTGCGCCAGCGTCAGGACAAAATCCGCTTTATCCAGGTACGTCATGAAGAAGCAGCAGCTTTTATGGCTTGTGCCTACTCTAAATACACAGGTAAATTGGGTGTGTGTCTAGCAACATCAGGTCCGGGTGGTCTGCATCTGATTAATGGTCTTTATGACGCGAAAATGGATGGTCAATCAGTGTTGGCAATTACAGGTCAACACTTCCATGATTTAATTGATACTCACTCCCAGCAAGATGTAGACCTTGACAAAGTATTTATGGATGTTGCGGTCTATAATACTCGTGTCATGGGGCCTGACCATATCGAGACTATTGCAGATTTAGCTTGCCGTGCTGCTATCTCTAAACGTGGTGTAGCTCATATCACCTTTCCCATTGATTTCCAAACGGAGAAGGTGACAAGAAAGCATTCCATGCACAACGTTCTCCATCATACATCTGATGTGAGAGGTAGTAGCGCCCAACTGCCCGGTGAGCATGATTTATTGCGTGCGGTGGACATACTCAATGCTGGCAAGAAAATTGTGATTTTTGCTGGTCGCGGAGCTTTAAAGGCAACAGATGAATTAGAACAACTGGCACAAAAGCTAGGCGCACCAATTATCAAAGCAATGTTGGGTAAAGCAGCTGTACCAGATTTCAGTCCCTATACTACAGGTGGAATCGGTTTGACTGGAACTAAACCATCCCAAGATGCAATGGAGGACTGTGATACTTTATTTATGGTAGGTACATCCTTTCCTTACATGGAGTTTTTACCGAAGCCAGGACAAGCAAGAGGTATCCAGATTGACATTGAGCCTCTAAAAATTGGATTGCGTTATCCCGTCGAAGTGGGGTTAGTCGGTGATAGCCGTCGCATTTTACAAGCAATTCTCTCACTAGTGGAAGCTAAAGAGGATAAGAGCTTTTTAGAAAAGGCTCAATCTGGGATGAAAGATTGGTGGGAGTTAATGGAAGAAAGGGGTACGCGACAGGATAAGCCAATGAAACCTCAGGTGGTGGCGTGGGAGTTGGGCAAACGTTTATCTGACACGGCGATTGTTTCTGCTGATTCCGGTACAAATACGACTTGGTGGGCGCGGCAAATTCCTGCCAAGCGGGGTCAAATGCACTCAGTATCGGGAACTATGGCCTCAATGGCTTGCGGTTTGCCTTATGCGATCGCGGCTCAAGTCGCTTATCCTGAAAGACAATGCGTGGCTTTTGTTGGGGATGGTGGCTTCTCGATGTTAATGGCAGAGTTTTTAACTTGTGTTAAATATCAACTCCCCATTAAGATTGTCATCATCAAAAATAACTCCTTGGGTCAAATTAAATGGGAACAGATGGTGTTCTTGGGTAATCCAGAATATGCTTGCGAACTACAACCAATGGATTATGCTGCCTTTGCTCGTGCTTGCGGTGCAACTGGCTTCACCATTGATGATGCTGCAACTTGTGGTGATCTTCTTGATCAAGCACTGGCTACACCAGGTCCGGTAATAATTGAGGCAGTGGTTGATCCCCACGAGCCACCTTTACCTCCGAAAATTACCCTAAGTCAAGCCGCTAAGTTTACCGAATCTCTGATTCGGGGTGAGCCTAACCGTGAAAAGATTATCCTCACAGCTGTGTCAGATAAAGTGAGGGAGTTGATTTAG
- a CDS encoding alpha/beta fold hydrolase, with amino-acid sequence MPSKLCSHSYFLTPRSYQPNYPLFVFLPGMDETGKELMYIQTAGLEAAFDVRCFVIPPDDLTSWDEMTDELASLTQIELKKVPRSSVYLCAESFGCCLGIKVLERFPQLFTKIILINSASSFHRVPWLNLGSRLFPYTPNFFYKISSFISLPCLANLNRISPAAKKALLNSTRSAPKATASQRLTLMREFEMNEMKLTQITQPVLLIASKNDRLLPSEAEAIRLSNIFPNFQIINLPHSGHACLVEKDVNIYQILMSVNFIFM; translated from the coding sequence ATGCCATCTAAACTTTGTAGTCATTCTTATTTTTTAACGCCCCGATCATATCAACCTAATTATCCACTATTTGTATTTTTACCAGGAATGGATGAGACTGGTAAGGAACTGATGTATATTCAAACAGCAGGTTTAGAAGCTGCTTTTGATGTCCGTTGTTTCGTCATTCCACCTGATGATTTAACAAGTTGGGATGAAATGACAGACGAATTAGCAAGTTTGACTCAAATTGAACTCAAAAAAGTACCACGCTCATCTGTTTATCTCTGTGCTGAATCATTTGGTTGTTGCTTAGGAATAAAAGTTTTAGAAAGATTTCCTCAACTTTTTACAAAAATTATTTTAATTAATTCGGCTTCTTCATTTCATCGCGTACCTTGGTTAAATTTAGGTTCGCGGTTATTTCCTTATACACCAAATTTTTTTTATAAAATATCTTCATTTATATCTTTGCCCTGTTTAGCGAATTTAAATCGTATTTCTCCTGCTGCTAAAAAAGCTCTTTTAAACTCAACCCGTTCTGCACCAAAAGCAACTGCTAGTCAGCGTCTAACTTTGATGAGGGAATTTGAAATGAACGAAATGAAATTAACTCAAATTACTCAACCTGTTTTACTAATTGCTAGTAAAAATGACCGACTTTTACCTTCAGAAGCAGAGGCAATAAGGTTAAGTAATATTTTTCCTAATTTCCAAATCATCAATCTACCTCATAGTGGTCATGCCTGTTTAGTTGAAAAAGATGTGAATATTTATCAGATTTTAATGTCAGTTAATTTTATTTTTATGTAA
- a CDS encoding D-alanyl-D-alanine carboxypeptidase family protein, whose amino-acid sequence MKRHSQLKRRLRKITFITIITFIFLTLVASSDINYYESLENTAVINNVNTIPSTPFIPNQQLDEQQRFLATITNQIANLPQPNTFEYIILRAYGTVFINQQPEIKLPPKVILENEQQTQEYQGNMRVDLVEGTTECYLQKVAAEAFNKARHLQKISLKSGYSGDCTRSFATNLRFWQKYTNSQTLSQVKQGKETKILGTVAPPGTSQHLWGLAIDLRVSSAAQRQALNQNGWFQTVENDLPHWTYLGWNEEDLPKFGLRNKTVNGITYWVTPL is encoded by the coding sequence ATGAAACGTCATTCCCAACTAAAACGCCGTTTAAGAAAGATAACTTTTATTACCATCATTACTTTCATATTTTTGACTCTAGTTGCCAGTAGTGACATTAACTACTATGAATCATTAGAAAATACGGCAGTAATAAATAATGTCAATACAATACCATCTACACCATTTATTCCCAATCAGCAATTAGACGAACAACAGCGGTTTCTAGCTACCATTACCAATCAAATAGCAAATCTTCCCCAACCTAATACATTTGAATATATCATCCTGCGTGCTTACGGTACAGTATTTATCAATCAACAACCAGAAATTAAACTACCACCAAAAGTTATCTTAGAGAATGAACAACAAACCCAAGAATATCAGGGTAATATGCGAGTAGATTTAGTAGAGGGAACTACAGAATGTTATTTACAAAAAGTTGCTGCTGAAGCTTTTAATAAAGCTAGACATTTGCAAAAAATTTCTCTTAAATCTGGATATTCTGGTGACTGTACGCGAAGTTTTGCTACCAATTTACGATTTTGGCAAAAATACACTAATAGTCAAACTTTATCACAAGTAAAACAAGGTAAAGAAACAAAAATTTTGGGTACAGTTGCACCTCCAGGAACTTCACAACATCTCTGGGGATTAGCGATTGATTTACGGGTATCTAGCGCAGCACAGAGACAAGCCTTAAATCAAAATGGTTGGTTTCAGACTGTCGAAAATGATCTTCCTCATTGGACTTATCTTGGTTGGAATGAAGAGGATTTACCTAAGTTTGGGTTGAGGAATAAAACTGTTAACGGTATTACCTATTGGGTGACACCACTTTAG
- a CDS encoding type II toxin-antitoxin system HicB family antitoxin: protein MRYQVKLNKIDKVYAIWCPALPGCWTVGETEQEALDKMKYAIQAYLETADEVSKNSEFYYVEVR, encoded by the coding sequence ATGCGATATCAAGTCAAGTTAAATAAAATAGATAAAGTCTATGCTATCTGGTGTCCTGCTTTACCTGGATGTTGGACAGTTGGAGAAACGGAACAAGAGGCTTTAGATAAGATGAAATATGCTATTCAAGCATACCTAGAAACTGCTGATGAAGTTAGTAAAAATTCTGAATTTTATTATGTAGAAGTTAGATAA
- a CDS encoding TIGR04376 family protein, which yields MGLFDDLSRFLEERLEEFLRNNPHLELEMLLEQLREQEEDTLKLIAELQLQEKRSQDDILSTAQEIQRWHIRVQKAKASGRQDLATAAQDREDALLREGNQRWGQMQGLKERIIQSQELLRKIQQRRQEVQAKATEAQTARAKTQTQQRLETNAWQTSPNSFDDLEDTFQRWETQDELEQMKRNLGK from the coding sequence GTGGGCTTATTTGATGATTTAAGTCGGTTTTTAGAAGAACGTTTAGAAGAATTCTTGCGTAATAATCCCCATTTGGAATTAGAAATGCTGTTAGAACAGCTACGAGAGCAAGAAGAAGATACTTTAAAGTTGATTGCTGAGTTACAATTACAGGAGAAGCGATCGCAAGACGACATTCTCTCCACAGCCCAAGAAATCCAACGTTGGCACATTCGCGTACAAAAGGCCAAAGCCTCAGGTAGACAGGATTTAGCCACAGCAGCACAAGATAGAGAAGACGCACTTCTGCGCGAAGGAAATCAGCGTTGGGGACAAATGCAGGGTTTAAAAGAACGCATTATCCAATCTCAGGAACTTCTACGCAAAATTCAGCAGCGTCGTCAAGAAGTACAAGCTAAAGCCACTGAAGCACAGACAGCGCGTGCAAAGACTCAAACTCAGCAGCGTTTAGAAACCAATGCTTGGCAAACTTCACCTAATAGTTTTGACGATTTAGAAGATACATTTCAGCGTTGGGAAACTCAAGACGAGTTAGAACAAATGAAACGTAATTTAGGGAAATAA
- a CDS encoding ABC transporter permease codes for MENSILLDVLATLQLLFVGYIPAAVLGLFIGFIIGINGIVYQLFTRIFQIPNSIPAIAFLPLALIVFKEKEPSAVFVVFFGVFWSIIIETATGIQQFRKQDNNFRVAIYHIFKALRIGLWIAWFTVIATEMLIGSKGLGFLAWNAYKTGNGKYILECILYIAIIGVLLDQLLDFTSYILSQMVTDKGKKQSP; via the coding sequence ATGGAAAATAGTATCTTGTTAGACGTTTTAGCTACCTTGCAATTGTTGTTTGTAGGTTATATTCCTGCTGCTGTTCTGGGTCTGTTTATCGGTTTTATCATTGGTATTAATGGTATAGTTTATCAGCTATTTACGCGGATATTTCAAATACCCAATAGCATCCCTGCTATAGCATTTTTACCTCTGGCGCTCATTGTATTTAAAGAGAAAGAACCTTCCGCTGTGTTCGTTGTTTTTTTTGGTGTCTTCTGGTCAATTATCATTGAAACAGCAACAGGTATCCAACAATTTCGCAAACAAGATAATAACTTTCGTGTAGCTATCTATCATATATTCAAAGCTTTGAGAATTGGCCTTTGGATAGCTTGGTTTACAGTCATTGCCACAGAAATGCTCATCGGCTCAAAAGGGCTTGGCTTTTTGGCTTGGAATGCTTATAAAACTGGCAACGGTAAATACATTCTTGAGTGCATACTCTATATCGCTATTATTGGCGTTTTGTTAGATCAGTTGCTGGATTTCACTAGCTATATTCTCTCGCAAATGGTTACAGATAAAGGTAAAAAACAATCACCATAA
- the acsF gene encoding magnesium-protoporphyrin IX monomethyl ester (oxidative) cyclase has translation MVDSLKKPGFEEMRPGIKVPSKESLLTPRFYTTDFDEMARMDISVNEDELKAILEEFRVDYNRHHFVRDSEFEQSWDHIDGETRQLFVEFLERSCTAEFSGFLLYKELGRRLKDTSPLLAECFNLMSRDEARHAGFLNKAMSDFNLSLDLGFLTKSRSYTFFKPKFIFYATYLSEKIGYWRYITIYRHLEQHPEDRIYPIFRFFENWCQDENRHGDFFDAVMRAQPQMLNDWKAKLWSRFFLLSVFATMYLNDIQRKDFYASLGLDAREYDIHVIKKTNETAGRVFPLMLDVENPEFYQRLDVCVKNNEKLTAISNSGTPKFLQFFQKAPIYLSHGWQLLKLYLMKPIDAVSAHGQAR, from the coding sequence ATGGTAGATTCCCTAAAAAAACCAGGCTTTGAAGAAATGCGTCCCGGGATTAAAGTCCCGTCAAAAGAAAGCCTCTTAACACCCCGCTTTTACACAACGGATTTCGATGAAATGGCTCGGATGGATATTTCCGTCAACGAAGACGAGCTAAAAGCCATCCTGGAAGAATTTCGTGTTGACTACAACCGCCATCACTTTGTCCGAGATTCCGAATTTGAGCAATCCTGGGATCATATTGATGGGGAAACTCGCCAATTGTTCGTTGAATTTCTCGAACGTTCCTGTACAGCAGAGTTTTCCGGCTTTTTGCTCTACAAAGAACTCGGCCGGCGCTTGAAGGATACAAGCCCTCTATTGGCTGAGTGTTTTAACTTGATGTCACGAGATGAAGCGCGTCATGCTGGGTTTTTAAACAAGGCAATGTCAGACTTTAATCTGTCCTTAGATTTAGGGTTTTTGACCAAGAGCCGTAGTTATACCTTCTTTAAGCCCAAATTCATCTTTTACGCTACTTATCTTTCTGAGAAGATTGGTTATTGGCGCTATATCACAATTTATCGCCATTTAGAACAACATCCTGAAGACCGGATTTACCCAATTTTCCGCTTCTTTGAGAATTGGTGTCAGGATGAAAACCGTCATGGCGATTTCTTTGATGCCGTCATGAGAGCGCAGCCACAAATGCTCAATGACTGGAAAGCCAAACTATGGAGTCGGTTCTTCCTGTTGTCAGTGTTTGCGACAATGTATCTCAATGACATCCAGCGCAAAGATTTTTATGCTTCTCTGGGCTTAGATGCGAGAGAATATGACATCCATGTGATTAAGAAGACTAACGAAACCGCAGGTAGAGTCTTCCCACTGATGCTAGATGTAGAAAATCCAGAGTTTTATCAGCGTTTGGATGTTTGTGTCAAAAATAACGAAAAATTGACTGCAATTTCCAACTCTGGCACTCCGAAATTCCTGCAATTCTTCCAAAAAGCTCCAATTTACCTATCTCATGGTTGGCAGTTATTAAAGCTTTACTTGATGAAACCCATTGATGCGGTTTCTGCTCATGGTCAAGCTCGCTAA
- a CDS encoding late competence development ComFB family protein, with product MSNFNSSLNASIQAHKQHSFIKNSRNVMEMLVVEEVEKQIQSLPLKTANYIKASEVVAYALNRLPCLYATSKRGWQRQWHYGKTDLYQKISTAVRQGLAAVQRDPLRINEPLNFLEDQAAQTALEGLRVLLQREDISWENLNKVVEQTLLNTLNGNITWRNSRSENQSFDWDKHRQ from the coding sequence ATGTCCAACTTTAATTCATCACTTAATGCGTCTATTCAGGCGCATAAACAGCATTCATTCATAAAAAATTCTCGAAATGTGATGGAAATGCTAGTTGTAGAGGAAGTAGAAAAACAAATTCAATCCTTACCCTTAAAAACTGCCAATTACATTAAAGCATCGGAAGTAGTTGCTTATGCATTAAATCGCTTGCCATGTCTCTATGCTACTAGTAAACGAGGGTGGCAGAGGCAATGGCATTATGGCAAAACAGACTTGTACCAGAAAATTTCTACAGCTGTACGTCAGGGACTTGCAGCTGTACAACGAGATCCTCTCCGCATTAACGAGCCACTAAATTTTTTAGAAGATCAGGCTGCACAGACTGCTTTGGAAGGATTAAGAGTATTACTGCAACGTGAAGATATATCCTGGGAAAATCTCAACAAGGTGGTTGAGCAAACCTTACTTAACACGCTGAATGGGAATATAACTTGGCGCAATAGTCGTTCAGAAAATCAATCATTTGACTGGGATAAGCATCGACAATAA
- a CDS encoding HAD-IIB family hydrolase — MSQNPGLYILLVSVHGLIRGNNLELGRDADTGGQTKYVVELACTLAKNPEVERVDLVTRLVNDPKVSSDYAQPIEILSDKAQIIRLACGPRRYLRKEVLWPHLDTFADELLRHIRKVGKIPNVIHTHYADAGYVGCRVAGWLGTPLVHTGHSLGRVKQQRLLEQGTKQETIEDHFHISTRIEAEETTLGSAALVIASTHQEVEQQYSIYDHYQPQRMVVIPPGVTLERFYPAADNWQQPPIQKELERFLKEPQKPIIMAISRPAIRKNVSSLIKAYGEDPELRNLANLVIILGKREDIMTMESGPRQVFIEILQLIDRYDLYGHIAYPKHHNADDVPDLYRLSAQTRGVFINPALTEPFGLTLIEASACGVPIIATADGGPRDILSACKNGLLIDPLNIQEIQDALRTALTDTEKWQRWSSNGLVNVCKHFSWDSHVEQYLEQVHLFPQRRVQSLLSPLSASPATDHPDWNIPERNHLPIADRFLVCEIDNTLLGDEEALQQLIARIENEGNTTGVGIATGRSLKSTLSMLEKWRFPMPDLLITSAGTEIYYGPQVVLDTSWQKHIGYNWKSNIIHEAMKDIPGVELQPQEAQGKFKISYFVDEEKSPSFREIIRHLRRHQLPVKGIYSRNMYLDLVPIRASKGDAIRYAALKWGLPVQRFLVAGASGNDESMLAGNTLAVVVGNYSQEIEKLRGCPQIYFAQGHYAWGILEALDYYDFFGNLSQTKSG; from the coding sequence ATGTCACAAAATCCAGGGTTATACATTTTACTTGTTAGTGTTCATGGTTTAATTCGTGGTAACAATCTAGAGTTAGGAAGAGATGCTGACACTGGTGGACAAACAAAATATGTAGTGGAGCTTGCTTGCACATTAGCCAAAAACCCAGAAGTAGAAAGAGTTGATTTAGTCACTCGGTTGGTAAATGACCCAAAAGTGAGTTCTGACTATGCTCAACCAATAGAAATTCTCTCAGACAAAGCCCAAATTATTCGTCTTGCCTGTGGTCCTCGCCGCTATCTCCGCAAAGAAGTTCTCTGGCCGCATTTAGATACCTTTGCAGATGAATTGCTTAGACACATTCGCAAAGTCGGAAAAATACCAAATGTGATTCATACACATTATGCTGATGCTGGCTATGTAGGTTGTCGAGTTGCTGGCTGGTTAGGAACGCCCCTTGTACATACGGGTCACTCCCTCGGACGTGTTAAGCAGCAACGATTACTAGAACAGGGAACAAAACAAGAAACCATTGAAGATCACTTTCATATCAGTACGCGAATTGAAGCAGAGGAAACTACCCTTGGTAGTGCAGCCCTAGTGATAGCTAGTACTCATCAAGAAGTTGAGCAGCAGTACAGCATTTATGACCACTATCAACCACAAAGAATGGTGGTAATACCTCCAGGTGTAACTCTAGAGCGTTTCTATCCAGCAGCAGATAATTGGCAGCAACCACCGATTCAAAAGGAATTAGAGCGTTTTCTTAAAGAGCCACAAAAGCCGATCATCATGGCAATTTCTCGCCCGGCTATTCGTAAAAATGTGAGTAGTCTCATAAAAGCTTATGGCGAAGATCCTGAACTGCGTAACTTGGCTAACCTGGTAATTATACTAGGCAAACGCGAGGATATCATGACGATGGAATCAGGACCACGCCAGGTATTTATCGAGATATTGCAATTAATAGATCGCTATGATCTTTATGGTCATATCGCTTATCCCAAACATCATAATGCTGACGATGTCCCCGATTTATATCGATTGTCTGCTCAAACACGAGGAGTTTTCATCAATCCCGCATTGACCGAACCATTTGGGCTAACTCTAATTGAAGCAAGTGCTTGTGGTGTCCCCATTATTGCTACTGCTGACGGTGGTCCAAGGGATATCCTCTCAGCTTGCAAGAATGGGCTACTGATTGATCCTCTGAATATTCAAGAAATACAAGATGCTTTGCGAACTGCTCTGACAGATACTGAAAAATGGCAACGCTGGTCTAGCAATGGCTTGGTTAATGTCTGCAAACATTTCTCCTGGGATAGTCACGTAGAACAATATCTGGAGCAAGTGCATTTATTTCCTCAACGACGAGTTCAATCTCTACTGAGTCCCCTGAGTGCATCTCCAGCAACCGACCATCCAGATTGGAATATACCTGAGAGAAACCACCTACCAATTGCTGATCGTTTCCTCGTATGTGAAATAGATAACACATTATTAGGTGATGAAGAAGCCTTGCAACAGTTAATTGCGCGAATTGAGAATGAGGGCAATACAACAGGAGTTGGTATTGCAACAGGTCGCAGCCTCAAAAGTACCTTGAGTATGTTGGAGAAATGGCGATTTCCAATGCCGGATTTGCTAATTACATCAGCAGGTACTGAAATCTACTATGGACCTCAGGTTGTACTAGACACAAGTTGGCAAAAACACATTGGTTATAATTGGAAATCCAATATCATTCATGAAGCGATGAAGGATATTCCGGGAGTTGAATTACAGCCACAAGAAGCTCAAGGTAAATTTAAAATCAGCTATTTTGTGGATGAAGAAAAATCGCCTAGTTTCAGAGAAATTATCCGTCATTTACGTCGCCATCAACTTCCTGTTAAAGGCATTTATAGCCGTAATATGTATCTTGACTTAGTTCCTATTCGCGCTTCTAAGGGAGATGCAATTCGTTATGCGGCTTTGAAATGGGGTTTACCTGTTCAACGGTTCTTGGTGGCAGGGGCATCAGGTAATGATGAATCTATGCTGGCGGGTAATACATTAGCCGTTGTAGTAGGGAATTACAGCCAAGAAATTGAAAAGCTGCGAGGCTGTCCACAGATTTATTTTGCTCAGGGGCATTATGCTTGGGGCATTTTGGAAGCTTTGGATTATTATGACTTTTTTGGCAATTTGTCTCAAACCAAATCTGGATAA